Proteins encoded together in one Terriglobales bacterium window:
- a CDS encoding DUF192 domain-containing protein — protein sequence MPGNSRKGYAFNHTRQAFLATELLVADTHWSRLRGLMGTEATSFRFGQGLWIVPSHGVHTMAMRYPIDVIYLNNGKTVIHLEENVKPWRFAPIRMEAATVIELPCHTVWNTGTTIGDVIEIAFGVSKKAEGA from the coding sequence ATGCCCGGGAACTCGCGGAAGGGGTATGCGTTCAATCACACGCGGCAGGCGTTCCTGGCGACCGAGCTATTGGTCGCTGACACGCACTGGAGCCGGCTGCGCGGTCTGATGGGAACCGAGGCCACGAGTTTCCGCTTCGGCCAGGGCCTCTGGATCGTTCCCAGTCATGGGGTGCACACAATGGCCATGCGCTATCCCATTGACGTCATTTACCTCAACAATGGGAAAACCGTTATCCATCTGGAAGAGAACGTAAAACCATGGCGGTTTGCGCCGATACGGATGGAAGCGGCCACCGTCATCGAGCTGCCCTGCCACACCGTCTGGAACACCGGCACGACCATTGGGGACGTGATTGAGATCGCCTTCGGAGTTTCAAAGAAAGCGGAGGGTGCATGA
- a CDS encoding type II secretion system F family protein has protein sequence MALTLAILLFVTVFAAVFAFGAATMAPASVLGSRLRSLGWQRSQPEEKPAMKERVEQVMDPLSKALPKSPTEVSSTRVLLMQAGYRDPKHLTIYFGFRAMLAFGALVIAVVTGVGISSPLLLVALPLGGYMVPRFMLKRKIRQRQLRIRLALPDALDLLVICVEAGLGLDQALQRVGEDLRHAHPDLSDELRLVNLEMRAGKARQEALRNLAERTGVDDIKALVAVLIQTDRFGTSIAQALRVHSDALRTERRQRAEEQAAKTTIKMVPVLVLFVFPSMFFVSLGPAAIQMIRVLLPELGQ, from the coding sequence ATGGCATTGACACTGGCAATTTTGCTGTTCGTAACCGTCTTCGCGGCGGTATTCGCCTTTGGCGCGGCAACCATGGCGCCGGCCTCTGTACTGGGCAGCCGCCTGCGTTCACTGGGATGGCAGCGCTCGCAGCCGGAGGAAAAGCCGGCGATGAAAGAGCGCGTAGAGCAGGTGATGGATCCGCTCTCTAAGGCTTTGCCCAAGTCGCCTACCGAGGTATCGTCAACCCGTGTATTGCTGATGCAGGCCGGCTACCGCGATCCCAAACACCTGACTATCTATTTTGGCTTCCGCGCCATGCTGGCATTTGGCGCACTGGTGATCGCAGTCGTCACCGGCGTGGGAATCAGTTCGCCATTGTTGCTGGTAGCACTTCCTTTGGGCGGATACATGGTCCCCCGCTTCATGTTGAAGCGGAAGATCCGCCAGCGCCAGTTGCGGATTCGCCTTGCCCTTCCCGATGCGCTGGACCTGCTGGTGATCTGCGTGGAGGCCGGGTTGGGCTTGGACCAGGCTTTGCAGCGCGTAGGCGAAGACCTGCGACATGCGCATCCTGACCTAAGCGATGAATTGCGCCTGGTCAATCTGGAAATGCGCGCCGGAAAAGCCCGGCAAGAGGCATTGCGCAATCTGGCGGAGCGTACCGGCGTGGATGACATAAAGGCGCTGGTGGCGGTGCTGATCCAGACCGACCGCTTCGGCACGAGCATCGCGCAGGCGTTGCGCGTGCACTCAGACGCGTTGCGCACCGAGCGGCGGCAACGAGCTGAAGAACAGGCTGCAAAAACTACCATCAAGATGGTGCCCGTTCTGGTCTTGTTTGTTTTTCCCTCCATGTTTTTCGTGAGTCTGGGCCCGGCAGCCATACAGATGATCCGCGTTCTGCTTCCGGAGTTGGGACAATGA
- a CDS encoding type II secretion system F family protein → MLLALIALVIFVLVAAGVFSLASLLDQRGSHARVLRERLATVQLANDRTSSDELALLRDEMLSDIPALNRLLQGSTRISGLQRLLAQADTKMKAGKFLVFTVASAVLLWGVVVLITANPLFGALGAIAGLFIPYIYVSFLRASRFQKFEEIFPEAIDTLARAVRAGHAFTTALELISNEMAEPVSGEFRKLYEEQKFGLPVKDALLNLADRVPIVDVKFFVTAVMLQRETGGNLAEILDGLSYVIRERFKILRQVRVYTAQGRMTMILLMVLPIVVAVVLSVMSPEFIKPLLYDPLGHWLIAAGFTLQVLGYFFIRKIIRIQV, encoded by the coding sequence ATGTTGCTTGCGTTGATCGCGTTAGTAATTTTCGTGCTGGTGGCGGCGGGAGTATTTTCGCTGGCTTCGTTGCTGGACCAGCGCGGTTCTCATGCGCGTGTCCTGAGGGAACGCCTGGCGACCGTGCAACTGGCGAACGATCGTACGTCCAGCGACGAGCTGGCATTGCTGCGCGACGAGATGCTGAGCGACATTCCCGCGCTGAATCGTTTGCTGCAAGGTTCGACCCGAATCTCAGGCCTGCAACGGCTGCTCGCGCAGGCAGACACCAAGATGAAGGCGGGCAAGTTCCTGGTGTTTACTGTGGCCAGCGCTGTGCTGCTGTGGGGCGTGGTGGTGTTGATTACCGCCAATCCGTTGTTTGGGGCACTGGGCGCGATAGCGGGTTTGTTTATCCCGTATATCTACGTTTCTTTTCTGCGCGCCAGCCGTTTCCAGAAATTTGAAGAGATCTTTCCGGAAGCCATTGACACTCTGGCCCGAGCCGTACGTGCCGGGCACGCTTTCACCACGGCGCTGGAACTGATCTCCAACGAAATGGCAGAGCCGGTATCGGGAGAATTTCGCAAGCTGTACGAAGAACAGAAGTTCGGCCTGCCAGTGAAGGACGCACTCCTCAACCTGGCAGACCGGGTGCCCATCGTGGACGTGAAATTCTTCGTCACTGCAGTGATGCTGCAGCGGGAAACCGGCGGCAACCTGGCAGAAATTCTGGATGGCCTCTCCTACGTGATACGCGAGCGCTTCAAAATCCTGCGCCAGGTGCGGGTGTACACGGCACAGGGACGCATGACCATGATCCTGCTGATGGTCCTGCCCATTGTGGTGGCGGTTGTGTTGTCAGTGATGAGCCCGGAGTTCATTAAGCCTTTGCTCTATGACCCGCTGGGTCATTGGCTGATTGCGGCGGGTTTCACGCTACAGGTGCTGGGATATTTCTTTATTCGGAAGATCATTCGGATACAGGTCTAA
- a CDS encoding CpaF family protein gives MGTLGTSASFERTEYQQVKADLHRKILDRLNLEKLGRTPNEAAREEVLTLIRNSVNGEAVPLSFAERERLAREILDEIFGLGPLEPLLKDPSISDILVNRYNQVYVERAGKLEPTGLTFKDDQHLMQIIDRIVSRVGRRVDESSPMVDARLPDGSRVNAIIPPLAIDGPCLSIRRFGRDPLTARNLIENKTLTEPMLEMLAAMVKGRLNLLISGGTGAGKTTLLNVLSGYIPNSERVVTIEDAAELQLKQEHVVRLETRPPNIEGKGAIRQRQLVINSLRMRPDRIVVGEVRGEEAFDMLQAMNTGHEGSLTTVHANTPRDALSRVENMVSMANLNIPERAVRQQIASAIHAVVQIARLSDGTRKLVSIAEVTGMEGEVISMQEVFTFERKGLGEGGKVRGVLKATGIRPKFAERLIASGCRLRAALFESQVET, from the coding sequence ATGGGTACCTTGGGAACAAGTGCAAGCTTCGAACGGACCGAGTACCAGCAGGTCAAGGCTGATCTCCACCGCAAGATTCTGGACCGCCTAAACCTGGAAAAATTGGGCCGCACGCCGAACGAGGCGGCCCGGGAAGAGGTCCTCACGTTGATCCGCAACTCCGTGAACGGAGAGGCGGTGCCGCTAAGTTTTGCCGAACGCGAACGGCTGGCCCGGGAAATCCTGGATGAGATTTTTGGATTAGGTCCGCTGGAGCCGCTGCTGAAGGACCCCAGCATCTCCGATATTTTGGTGAACCGCTACAACCAGGTCTATGTAGAGCGGGCCGGCAAGCTGGAGCCGACCGGGCTCACCTTCAAAGACGATCAGCACCTGATGCAGATCATTGATCGCATCGTATCGCGAGTGGGACGACGGGTGGATGAATCGTCACCCATGGTAGACGCACGGTTGCCTGATGGCTCGCGTGTGAACGCCATCATTCCGCCGCTGGCGATTGATGGACCGTGCCTCTCCATCCGGCGTTTCGGACGCGATCCTTTGACGGCACGCAACCTGATCGAAAACAAGACCCTGACTGAGCCCATGCTGGAGATGCTGGCCGCCATGGTGAAGGGCCGGCTCAATCTGCTGATCTCGGGTGGAACCGGCGCCGGCAAAACGACATTGCTCAATGTTCTTTCCGGTTATATTCCGAACTCAGAACGGGTCGTCACTATTGAAGACGCCGCCGAATTGCAGTTGAAGCAGGAGCACGTGGTGCGCCTGGAGACACGCCCACCCAATATTGAAGGTAAAGGCGCTATTCGGCAGCGGCAGCTGGTAATCAACAGCTTGCGTATGCGTCCGGACCGCATAGTGGTCGGCGAAGTCCGTGGCGAAGAAGCGTTCGACATGTTGCAGGCCATGAATACGGGTCACGAAGGGTCGTTGACCACGGTCCACGCCAACACCCCACGGGACGCGCTCTCCCGCGTGGAAAACATGGTCTCCATGGCCAATCTGAATATTCCGGAGCGGGCGGTACGCCAGCAGATCGCTTCCGCCATCCACGCAGTGGTGCAGATTGCGCGCCTCTCTGACGGCACGCGCAAATTGGTGTCCATTGCTGAGGTCACCGGCATGGAAGGCGAAGTTATTTCCATGCAGGAAGTGTTCACCTTCGAGCGTAAGGGACTGGGCGAGGGCGGCAAAGTCCGGGGCGTGCTGAAGGCGACCGGAATTCGGCCCAAGTTTGCCGAGCGCCTTATTGCCAGTGGGTGCCGTTTGCGAGCGGCGCTGTTCGAATCGCAAGTGGAGACGTAG